The following proteins are co-located in the Vigna unguiculata cultivar IT97K-499-35 chromosome 9, ASM411807v1, whole genome shotgun sequence genome:
- the LOC114163557 gene encoding uncharacterized protein LOC114163557 — protein sequence MEGYRRCNNYGKEGHFGKDCLNLARTTTHPLVQTPHQHQRRDRGNRPQATSRVYAMTKAEAAGLDNLVMGRCMIAGEPLCVLFDSGATYSFVSIACVEHLGMSVCELQFELVVSTPASGLVRTSSLCVRLSVEVEGRRYKLNLICLPLQELEVILGMDWLFANHVLIDCREKRLFFPDSEELELVSP from the coding sequence ATGGAGGGTTACCGCAGATGCAACAACtatggcaaggaaggccactttgggaaggactGTCTCAACCTTGCTAGAACAACAACACACCCTCTAGTTCAGACCCCTCACCAGCACCAACGGagagacagaggcaacaggcctcaggcgacaaGCAGGGTGTATGCCATGACCAAGGCAGAGGCTGCAGGCTTAGATAATCTTGTTATGGGTCGATGCATGATAGCTGGTGAACCTTTGTGTGTACTgtttgattctggagcgacataCTCTTTTGTGTCAATTGCTTGTGTGGAGCATTTGGGTATGTCGGTGTGCGAGCTGCAGTTTGAACTTGTAGTATCTACCCCGGCGTCGGGTCTAGTCAGAACGTCGTCCTTGTGTGTTAGGCTTTCGGtagaggtagagggacgcagaTACAAGTTAAATCTAATCTGCCTGCCTCTAcaagagttggaggtgatcttagggatggattggctctttGCCAATCACGTTCTGATAGATTGTCGGGAGAAGAGGTTATTTTTTCCCGACTCAGAGGAGCTTGAGTTGGTTTCTCCTTAA